From the genome of Streptomyces ficellus:
TCGACGCCGCGTCCCTCGGCGAGATGCAGCACGCCCTCGCCTCCGGGTGGACCGGCGACCGCATCATGACCACCGGCCCGAAGGACCCCGAGTTCCTCTGGCTGGCCCTGCGCGCCGGTGCCGTCGTCAACGTGGACGGCCCCGGCGAGCTGGAACGGGCGGCCGAGCTGGTCCGGGCGTACGGCCTGCCCCGGTGCCGTGTCGTGCTGCGGCTGTCCGGGTTCGAGACGTCCGGCACCACCCTGCTGTCCCGCCGCAGCCGCTTCGGCACCCCGGCGCGGTCGCTGAAGCACCTGCTCGACACGGCCGACCGGTACCGGGACGCGGTGGAGCCGATCGGCGTCGGCTACCACCTCGACACCACGAGCCTGGACGAGAAGGCGGCGGCGCTCGAAGGCTGCCTGACGGCGATGGAGGAGATGCGGGTACGCGGCTTCTCCCCGCGCGCCGTCGACGTCGGCGGCGGCTTCGGCGTCAACTACCTGGCCCACGCCGACCAGTGGTCCCGCTACACGACCGCGCTCACCCGGGCGGTCATGGGGGAGCGGCCGCCCCTGACGTGGGACGGCCACGGCTACGGCCTGCGGATGGAGAACGGCACCGTCAAGGGCGCCCTGGGGCTCTACCCGGCCCACCGCCCCCTCGCCGGCGCCGGCTACCTCGACGAGCTGCTGTCGCGCCCCGCCGCCGGGCTCGGCGGCCGCCCCCTGGGCACCCTGCTGCTGGAGAGCCTGCACGAGCTGTACGTCGAGCCCGGGCGGGCGCTCGTGGACCAGTGCGGGATCACCCTGGGCAGGGTGCTGGAGGTCCGGGCCACGGACACCGGTGCCCACCTGGTGCGGCTCGCGATGAACGCCGGTGACGTCGGCCTGGAGGACCACGGCGTCCTCGTGGACCCGGTCCTCCTGCCCCGCGACATCGGCGACGGCGGTGGCGCCGGTGCGGGGCACGCGGCCGTCCACCTCATGGGCAACCTCTGCCTGGAGTCGGACCTGATCACCCGCCGCACCGTCCACCTGCCCCGGCTGCCGCGCCCCGGCGACCTCCTCGCCTTCCCCAACACCGCCGGCTACTGCATGGACTTCGGCGCCACCCACGCCCAGCGGCAGCCCGTCGCCCGCAGGGTCGCCGTCGAGCGGGAAGGGGAGTCCTGGCACTGGTGCCTCGACGAGCAGTACTGGCCGATCACACGACCGGGGGGACAGCGCACATGAGGTACGACAGCATCACCGACGCCATCGGCAACACCCCGCTGGTGCGCATCGACCCGGAGGTCCACGGTCTGCGCACCGTCGACCTCTACGCCAAACTGGAGATGCTCAACCCCTTCGGCTCCCTCAAGGACCGGGCCGCCTGGAACATGGCCCGCCAGGGCCTCGCCGGCGCCCGGGAGCGCGGCGAGACGGTCGTCGAACTGTCCAGCGGCAACACGGCCAAGGCCCTGGCCCTGATCGCGGGGATGCACGGGCTGCCGTTCAAGAGCGTCACCAACCGGATGCGCGTCCCCGAGATCAAGGACCTGCTCCTGCTGCTGGGCGCCGAGATCGAGGAGCTGCCCGGTCGGTCCGAGTGCCTCGACCCGACCGACACCGACGACCCGCTGACCCTCTTCCACCAGCGGCTCAACCGGCCCGGCAGCGCCCACTTCCACACCGACCAGTACTTCAACGCCCGCAACAGCGAGGCGCACGCGTCCGGCACCGGCCCGGAGATCATCGCCGACCTCGACGGCCGGGCGCCGGACTGGTTCATCGCCTGCGTGGGCACCGCCGGATCGTCGACGGGTGTGGCGACCGCGCTGCGCGCCCACGACCCGTCGGTGGCCGTGGTGGGGCTCGTCGGCGAGAAGTCCGACTTCATCCCCGGCATCCGCACCGCCGACGAGGTGCAGGAGGTGGGGCTGTTCGACCCGGCGACGTACGACACGATCGAGACCGTCGGCGCCGACGAGGCCATCGACGGCATGGTGACGCTGATCCGCCGCTGCGGCCTGCTCGCCGGGCCGACCGGCGGGGCCGCCTACCACGGGGCGGTGCGCCACCTGCGGGAGTTCGACGCCGTCCCGCCACCGGACGGGCGGCGGCGGACGGCCGTCTTCATCGTCTGCGACCGGGCGGAGAGCTACCTCGGATACGTACGGCAGCGCCGGCCCGAGCTGCTGGGCCGGCCGCCGGTGAAGAACTCGGTGGCCACCCTGACCGACACAGAGGCCCGCACCGCGACCGTCATCGACGTCACCGAGGCCCGGAAGTGGATCGCGGAGGAGCATCCGCTGGTGATCGACCTGCGCGGCCCGTTCGCGTACGCCGCGCTGCACATCGACGGCTCGCTGAACATCGTGGACGAGCTGTTCGACGAGCTGGTGCGGGGCGGCCTGCCGTTCGGGAAGCGCCGCCCGGTGCTGCTGGCGTGCCCGGTGGGGGAGAAGTCGGCCCGGTACGCGGCCCTGCTGACGAGGATGGGCCACCCCGACGTGCGCAGCCTCGCGGGCGGCATCGTGGCCTGGCGGGACGCGGGTGCCCCGCTGGTGCGTGACTGACGTGACCGGTGTCGCGGCGGAGCTCACGGAACTGGGCCCCTGGCAGCGGGCGTTGCGCGACCAGTTCCCGATCGTCACCGGCCATCCGGGCCTGGTGTACCTGGACAGCGCGGCCACCGCGCAGAAGCCGCTGGCCGTGCTGGACGCCGTGCGGCACTACCTCACCACCTCCAACGCCAACGCGGGCCGCGGCTCCTACCCGTGGGCGAACTCCACGACGGCGCTGGTGGAGACCGCCCGCGAGCGGGTCAAACGGTTCCTGGGCGATCCGGAACCGGACCGGTCGGCGGTGCACTTCACCAGTGGGACGACGGAGGGGCTGCGGACGGTCGCGCGGGACTGGCTGCCCGGGCTCCTGGCCGACGGCGACGAGATCGTCGTCCCGTTCCACGACCACATGGCGAACCTGTCACCGTGGCTGGAGGTCCAGGAGGTGCTGGCGCGCCAGGGCGTGCGCGTCGGGGTCCGGGAGCTGCCGTGCCAGGAGGCGTCGGGTGACTACGACCCGGCGGCGCTCGCCCGGGTCATCGGCCCGCGCACCCGGTTCGTGGCGGTCACGCACGTGCACCACGTGTACGGCGCCGACATGAACGTGCACCGGGTCCGCGAGGTGGTCGGGCCGGACGTGCCCATCTGCCTGGACGCGGCGCAGAGCGTGGGGCACCTGCCGGTGTCGGTGGCCGGGCTGGACGTGGACTTCGTGGTGTTCTCCGGCCACAAGGCGCTGGCCCTGCCGGGTACGGGCGCGGTGTGGGCGCGCGGGCGGCGCGGCCCGGACTTCCGGCCCGGCGGGTGGCGGGGCACCCCGAACACCGCCGGGATCGTCTCGCTGGTGGCGGCGCTCGACTGGCTGGAGGCCGCGGGGACGGACCGGATCGAGCGCTGGACGGTGGCGCTCATGTCCCTGCTGACGGACGGGCTCGGCCGGATGGCGGACACGTACGCGGTCCTCGGCTGCCGCGACAGTCTGGCGGCCGGTTCGGGCGTCCAGCGCCGGCGGAGCCTGGTGACCTTCCGGCACCGCGGGATCGACGCGCACGACCTGGGTTTCGTCCTCTACGACCACGGGTTCATGGTGCGGTCCGACGGGCACTGCCAGGCCGGGAAGCGGGAGGGGGACGGGTCGGTGCGCGTCAGCCTCCATGTGCACAACACACCCGAAGAGGTGGGAGCACTCCTCACCACCCTCACCAGTCTGCAATGATTTTCAATAGCAGAAGCGGGTGGTTCGTGCGGTGCGGAGGGACGCGGGCGGCTATGGGTGTGAACGCGGTGACGGCCGCTCGGTGGGTGGAGCGCTGGGAGGACCAGCAGCAGCGGTACGCGGTCGACCGGGAGGAGAGCTTCACCGTCATCGCGGACGTGGTCGAGCACGTGACGCGCGGTCAGGCCGCGCCGCTCGTCCTCGACCTCGGGAGCGGGCCGGGCTCCCTGGCGGCGCGGCTGGCCTGCCGCCTCCCCGGTGCGGAGGTGCTGGCCGTCGACGGCGACCCTCTGCTGCTGGAGCTGGGCAGCACCTACTACGGTGCCGCGCTGCGGTACGTCGAGGCGATGATCGGCGCGCCCGGCTGGCTGGGCGCGCTCACCCTGGACCGCCCGGTGGACGCCGCCGTGTCGACGACGGCCCTGCACTACCTGGACCGCGCCACCCTGTTCCGGGTGTACCGGGAGCTGGCGGGGGTGTTGCGCCCGGGCGGCGTCCTCGTCAACGGGGACCACATGCACCCCGACTCCCCGAAGCTGTCCCAGCTCGCCGCCGACCTCGGGCGCCGCCACGCCGAGCGGCACCCGGGCCCCGCCCGCGACGACTGGGAGTCCTGGTGGTCGGGCGCGGCCTCCGACCCGGAGCTGGCGCGGTTCCTGGCGCAGCGCGGGAGCCACCGGCACCCGGCTTGCGAGGGCAACGACCTGACCGTCTCGCGTCATCTGGACCTGTTGCGCGAGGCCGGGTTCGCGCACGCGGGCGTGGTGTGGCAGCACGGTCTCAGCCACGTCCTGGCCGCCGTCCGCTGACCCCGGCCCGGGCGTCGTCTCAGCTGCCGGAGGCGGCCACCGCGACGATGGACCTGACCTGGGCGGTGATGTCGGCCCGGTTGCGCAGGAACTCCGGATCCGTCACCGCGTCGCCGTTGCCGGCGCCGAACTGGAGCACCGGGGTGTGCACATGGCCGCCCGGCAGGCCCCGCAGGCCCAGCCGGTCGCGCAGCAGCGTGGCGCGGTAGGCGATCTCGTTGGACAGGTAGTCCCCGCCGCCGCCCGCGCGGGCGGCCGAGCCGGGGGTGGGGCCGGCGGGCCGGACGACGGGCGCGGTGCCGCCCGCCGGGACCTCGGTCACCGACGTGTTGTCGTACACCGGGAACCGGCCCGTGTCCGCCGCGACGATCGATGCGTACGGCAGGGTCGTCGTCGTCCACTGCGGCTGCGTCGCCGGGTCGGCGACCGGCACGACGCCCGTCTCGGAGAGGTTCTCGTTGTCGCCGAACCCGCCGCGCCAGGCGCCGTTGTACCGCTCGATGTCGAAGCGGCCCACCCGGCCCTGGCTCACCGTGGTGAAGGCGTCCAGGTGCGGCAGGTGCGGCCGCAGGGCCCGCTCCACCTCGCCGTCCGCGAAGTCCGCCCAGCGCACCGGGAACACCGCGGTCTCCACCCGGGCGAGCCGGCCGTCCGCCGTGCGGATCAGGGTGCCGTCCAGGGCCAGCGCCGCCGCCCCGGACGGGTTGCTGATCCGTACGTCCCGGTCCAGCGTGAACGGGTCGAACCCGGTCACCAGGACGCGCTTGACGCCCTTGCTGGCGGGGAAGCGGATGGCGTCCTGACCGCGTGAGGCGGTCTCCAGGCGGTCCAGCAGCCGGGCCCGTTCACCGTCGGACAGGGCGAAGCCGGGCTCCCAGGCGCGCAGTTCCCGCGTCATGGCCAGCCGTGCCCAGTACAGCGGGCGGTCGTCGTCCCGCGCCAGGTCGCCCCCGGCGGGCCCGCGCCCCTGGGCCCGGTCCACCGCCCGCTGCCACAGCCGCGCACCGTGCCGGGCGACGGCCCGCTCGGCCGCCGCGTACGACCCGGCCGTGCCCAGGGCGGCGGCGAACTCGGGTGCCACCGTGGCGAATCCGCCGCGGGTGAGGATCTCCCGGGGTACGGCCCGGTCGAGGCGGGCCTCCTCTGCGGTGGGTTCCGCGCCGGGTGTCGCCGCCGAGGCGGGGAGCGCGGGAACCGTCAGCGCGGCGAGGGCGAGGACCAGGGCTGTACGCGACCGTATCCGGGACACTGGGGGCAGTCCTTCCGTAGGGTGCCGGAACGCTACCGCGCCCCCAACAGCCGCAGAAAGTCCCGGAAGGCGGCCGGCATGTCCACCGCGTCCGGATCCAGCAGCCACTGGTACTGGAGCCCGTCCATCACCGCGGTCAGCAGCGGCGCGGCCTGTTCGGGCGTCAGTCCGCCGGGCAGCCGGTCCCCGAACTCGGCGCGCAGGACGTCCGCCATGTGGGCGCGCACCTGGGCGTAGCGGCGGGTGAAGAAGTCCCGCGCCGGGTGATCCTCCGTCACGCTCTCGCCGAGCAGCGCCGAGAAGGTCTGCACGATGCCGGGGCGCATCGCGTTGTACTCGACGAGCGAGTCCAGGAGGTCGAGCCGCCAGCCGTCCCGGGCGGCCGCCCCGCCGCCGCCGGTGTCCCACTGGTCGCGCTCCTCCAGGACGGCGACCAGCAGCGCCTCCTTGGTGGGGAAGTGGTGCAGGAGCCCCTGCTGGGTCAGGCCGACCCGCTCGGCGACCGCTCCGAGGGAGGCGCCCCGGTAGCCGCGCTCCGCGATCACTTCGAGTGCCGCGCGCACGATCTCCGCGCGCCGCTCCTCACTCCTGGCCCTGGCCGCTGCCATCCACGTACTCCCATCCGACTGGGTAACGGAAACATAACGAAACCTACCGTGCTACAGGTGACGGGCGCACCATGGGGCGTACCGCACGCGCGCACGCCGACACGGAGGTACGACAGTGACAGACACGACCGGCACCCGGCACGAACAAGCCGTCGAGACGGCACTCGGCACGCTCGACCTCGATACCAAGGCCCGTCTCCTGGCCGGCCGGGACATGTGGTCGCTGCCCGCCGTCCCGGAAATCGGCCTGAAGTCGCTGGTCATGTCCGACGGCCCGATCGGCGTACGCGGAGTCCGCTGGACCGCCGACGACCCGTCCGTCGCCCTGCCGTCCCCCACCGCCCTCGCCGCCGCCTGGGACCCCGCCCTCGCCCGCCGCGCCGGCCGGCTCCTCGCCCAGGAGGCCCGCCGCAAGGGCGTCCACGTCGTCCTCGCCCCCACCGTCAACCTCCACCGCACACCGCTGGGCGGCCGGCACTTTGAGGCGTACAGCGAGGACCCGTACCTCACCGGGGAGATCGGCACCGGATACGTCCTGGGCGTCCAGGACGGCGGCGTCGGCACCACCGTCAAGCACTTCGTCGCCAACGACGCCGAGACCGACCGCTTCACCGTCGACAACCGGATCGCCGCCCGGCCGCTGCGCGAGCTCTACCTCGCCCCCTTCGAGGCGATCGTCAAGAACGCCCGCCCCTGGGGGGTCATGACCGCGTACAACCAGGTCAACGGCACCACCATGACCGAGCACCACCACCTGGTCAACGAGGTGCTGCGCGGCGAGTGGGGCTTCGACGGCGTCAACGTCTCCGACTGGATGGCCGCCCGCGACACCAGGGGCACCATCGAGGGCGGACTCGACATCGCCATGCCCGGGCCCCACACCGTGTACGGCGAGGCGCTCGCCGCCGCCGTCCGCGCGGGCGAGGTCGACGAGGCGCTCGTCGACGCGGCCGTCCGCAACGTGCTGCGCCTCGCCGCACGCGTCGGCGCCCTGGACGGCACCGAGCCGGCGGTCACCGACCCGCCCGCACCCGTCGACGGCGACGCCCTCGCCCGCGAGATCGCCCACCGCTCCTTCGTCCTGCTGCGCAACGAGGGAGCCCTGCCGCTCGCCCCCGGCCACCGCGTCGCCCTCATCGGCGCGGCCGCCCGCGACGCCCGCATCCTCGGCGGCGGCTCCGCCCAGGTCTTCCCCGCCCACACCGTCTCCCCGCTCGACGGGCTCACCGCCGCCCTGCCCGCCGGCACGCTCACCCACGCGACCGGCGCCGACCCCAGCGACGAACCCGCACCCGCCGGGCCGGGCTTCGCACTGCGCGCCGTGTGCCGCGACGCGGCCGGGAACGTCCTCGGCGAGGGGAACCTCCCGGGCGGGCAGGTCCAGTGGATCGGCGACGACCTGCCCGACGGCGTCACCCACGAGCGGCTCCACAGCGTCGAGGTCACCGGCACCTTCACCCCGCGCGAGAGCGGCGACCACGCCTTCGGCACCCGGGGCCTGGGCGCCTTCACCCTCACCGTCGCCGGCGAGACCCTCTACGACGGCGTCCAGGAGATGGGCGACGAGGCCGACCCGTTCGAGGCGTTCTTCGGCTCGCCGACCGAGCGCGGCACGGTCACCCTCACCGAGGGCGAGCCCGTCGAGGTGTCCCTCCTCCACCCGCTGGACCGGGAGCACGCGGCGCCGCTGCCCGGCGTGATGTTCTCCCTCGTCCACCGCGCGCCACGCCGCGACCCCGACCAGCTGATCGCCGAGGCCGCCGAGGCCGCCCGCGCCGCCGACACCGCGATCGTCGTGGTCGCCACCACCGAGCGCGTCGAGTCCGAGGGCTTCGACCGCACCGACCTGGCACTGCCCGGCCGCCAGGACGACCTGGTGCGCGCCGTCGCCGCCGCCAACCCGAACACCGTCGTCGTCGTCAACGCCGGCTCACCGGTCGAGATGCCGTGGCGGGACGACGTGGCCGCCGTACTGCTCGGCTGGTTCCCCGGCCAGGAGGGCGGCGCCGCCCTCGCCGACGTCCTCACGGGCGCCGAGGAACCCGGCGGCCGCCTGCCCACCACCTGGCCCGCCGCCCTCGCCGACGCCCCCGTCACCGACGTCACCCCGGTGAACGGCCAACTCCACTACACCGAGGGCGTCCACACCGGTTACCGCGCCTGGGACCGGGCCGGCACCACCCCGGCCTACCCCTTCGGCCACGGCCTCGGCTACACCACCTGGGAGTACGAGGCGCTGGAACTGTCCCCCGAGAGCGCCACCGTCCGCGTCCGCAACACCGGCACCCGCCCCGGCCGCGAGACCGTCCAGCTGTACGCCGCGCCCGCCGGCGACGACCCGGTGGACCGCCCCGCGCGCTGGCTGGCCGGCTTCGCGAGCGTCCAGGCCGGGCCGGGCGAGACCGCCGAGGCCGAGATCCGGCTCCCCCGGCGGGCCTTCGAGATCTGGGACGAGGAGACCGGCGCCTGGACGGCCGTCCCCGGCACGTACGAGATCCGCGCGGGCCGCTCGCTCACCGACACCCGGCTGACCGCCCTGCTGACCGTGGGCACGGACTAGCGGAACGCCCTAGCGGCAACCGAACGCGTACACGGTCTCCGACGCGTACACCTCGCCCGGCCGCAGCACCGTGCTCGGGAACCGCGGCCGGTTCGGGGAGTCGGGGAACGCCTGGGTCTCCAGGGCGACGCCGTCCGGGTGCTCCGGTGCGTACACCTGGAGGCCCGGCTCCGTCGTACGGACCGTCAGCAGCCGCCCCGAGCGCGGCGAGTACAGCTCCGCCGCCGGGCCGTCCCGGTCACCGTCCAGCACGAAGTTGTGGTCGAGCCCCGTGCCCACCGGGCGCGGGGTCCGGAAGTCGAACCGGGTGCCGGCCACCGACGCGACCTCACCGGTCGGGATCGCGGAACCGTCCAGCGGAGTGAAGTGCCCGGCCGCGAGCCGCAGCTCGTGCCCGCCGCCCAGGTTCCAGTACGAGTGGTTCGTCAGCGCCACCACCGTCGGCGCGTCCGTCACCGCCCGGTACGCGATCCGCAGCGCGCCGTCCGCGTCCAGGGTGTACGTGGCGGAGACCTCCAGCCGCCCCGGGAACCCCTCCTCGCCGTCCGGGCTCACCCGCGACAGCCGCACCCCGCCGTCCACCGCCTCCGCGTCCCACACCCGCTTGTCGAACCCGCGCTCCCCGCCGTGCAGGCAGTTCGGACCGCCGTTGCGGGCCAGCCGGTGCACGCGGCCGTCCAGCGTGAACGCCCCGCCCGCGATCCGGTTCGCGTACCGCCCCACCAGCGCCCCGAAGTACGGGCCGGGATCCGCCTCGTACCCGCCGGGCGAGCCGTACCCCAGCACCACGTTCGCCACCGCACCGTCCCGGTCGGGCACCTCCACCGACTGCACGATCCCGCCGTACGTCAGCACCGCCACCCGCGTGCCGCCCCGCTCCAGCACCCAGCGGTGCACGGCCGTGCCGTCGGCCAGCCGCCCGCACACTCCCACGTCAGCCATCCCCGCCACCCTCCGTGACCTTGGCGTACGCGATGTCCGCGAGCCGCTCCTGGCCGTCCAGCCCCGGATGGAACCAGTCCCACGGGCTCAACTGCTCGCCCGTGAACCGGAAGTCGAACACCGCCCCGCCGTCGTACCGGCACAACCGGTCCTTCGCGCACACCTCCCGCAGCGCCTCGTTGTACGCCACCACCCGCCGGTACACCTGCTCACGCCGCTCCGTCGCCGCCGGGCCCAGGTCGTCGGCGTTCCCCAGCATCGACGCGCACACCCCCAGCTTCCACACCTGCTTGCCGATCGCGCTGCCCCGGCCGGTCGACCACAACCGCTTCAGGTCCGGCACGCTCGACACGTACACCTGGCTCTTCGGCGACACCTCGCGCAGCTCCCGCATCGCCTCCGTGAGCGAGGCGCGGAAGTCCGGCACCGGCGTCATCAGGGCGGTGCTGTCACGGCACGCGTCGTTCGCGCCGACCATCACGGTCACCAGCCCGGGCCTCTTCGCCGCCGCCCGCGCCATCTGCGTCGGCAGCTCCGCCGCCCGCGCCCCGGACCGGGCCAGGTTCCAGCTGCGCGCCGGCAGTGCCGCCGGGCCCAGCAGCCGCCGCGCCAGGCTGTTCACCCGGGCGTCGCCGCCGGTCGCCCACGACACCTCCGGGCAGTCGACCAGCACCCCGCACGCGTCGAAACCACGGGTGATCGAGTCACCGACGGCCGCGACCGAGGCGGGGCTCGTGTCCCACTCCGGAGTGGGTTTCGGCGACGGCGAGGGACGCGCCGCCACGCCCGGCCCGCGCTCCGGTTCCGCGTCGCACCCGGCCAGCGCCACGCCCGCCACCAGGGCGGTGGCCGCCGCCCAGGCGGCGAGCGTTCGTATACGGCCCCGTCGGCTCGCGGGCATCCGGTAGCCCTTTCGTCGGCGTCCTGGCGAGTGAAAGCTTGGTGTCAACGTCCCCCGGGCAGACCGTACGTCATCCCAAGCGCCCCGGCGCACGGTAGCTTTTCCCCGTCGAACCGTCAGGCGCCTTCGCCGACCGGCTCCGGTAAATTACATCACGTCACATGCTGTCCCTTTTGCGGAGTTTCACTCCCGATGCTGTTTACTGAGGCCGCTGGGAAAGGCGAACCTCGTCCCACACTGGAGGTCCCGGTGACGACACGTGGAGTCCTGTACGTACACTCCGCACCGCGCGCGCTGTGCCCGCACGTCGAATGGGCGGTGGCGGGAGTGCTCGGTGCGAGGGTCCAGCTCGACTGGATCCGTCAGCCCGCCGCGCCGGGCACCTGGAGAGCCGAGTTCTCCTGGCAGGGCGAACCGGGCACCGCCTCCAAGCTCGCGTCCGCGCTGCGCGGCTGGCAGATGCTCCGCTTCGAGGTCACCGCCGAACCCTGCGCCACCGCCGAGGGCGAGCGCTACAGCGCCACGCCCGAGCTGGGCATCTTCCACGCGGTCACCGGCATGCACGGTGACATCCTGATCCCCGAGGACCGCCTGCGCGCCGCCCTCGTCCGCTCCGCCCAGGGCGAGACCCAGCTGGAGGCGGAGATCGCCAAGCTCCTGGGCAAGCCCTGGGACGACGAGCTCGAACCCTTCCGCTACGCCGGCGAAGGCGCCCCGGTCCGCTGGCTCCACCAGGTCGTCTGACCCCACGCCCCCCGCACACACCAGTGGGCCCACCCCCGTAGGGGCGGGCCCACCGTCATGTCGGGCGTCAGACCGTCCGGAACGCCAGCACCACGTTGTGGCCGCCGAAGCCGAACGAATTGTTGATCGCGGCGATCGTGCCCTCGGGGAGGGGGCGCGGGGTGTCGCGGACGACGTCCGCGTCCACGTCCTCGTCCAGGTCGTCGACGTTGATGGTCGGCGGGGCCGTGCGGTGGTGGAGGGCCAGGACCGTGGCGACGGTCTCGATGCCGCCCGCGCCGCCCAGCAGGTGGCCGGTCATGGACTTGGTGGCCGAGATCGCCACGTGGTCCAGCTCCTCGCCGAGCACCTTGCGCAGCGCCTTCACCTCGGCGACGTCACCCTGCGGGGTGGACGTGGCGTGGGCGTTGAGGTGCACGACCTCGGCCGGCTTCAGGTCGGTGGTGTCCAGCAGGTTCTGCAGGGCGGCGGCGATACCGCGGCCCGTCGGCTCCGGCTGGGCGATGTGGTGGCTGTCGGCCGACAGGCCCTGGCCGAGCGCCTCGCAGTAGACCTTGGCGCCGCGCGCGGCGGCGTGCTCGGCGGACTCCAGGATGACGACGCCCGCGCCCTCGCCGAGGACGAAGCCGTCACGGGCCTTGTCGTACGGGCGGGAGGCCTTCTCGGGCTCGTCGTTGCTCTTGGACATCGCCATCATGTTGGCGAACGCGGCCACCGGCAGCGGGTGGATCGCAGCCTCGGTGCCGCCCGCGACGACCACGTCGGCGCGGCCGGTGCGGATCATCTCGATGGCGTAGCCGATCGCCTCGGCGCCCGACGCGCACGCCGACACCGGGGTGTGGACGCCCGCCCGGGCGTTCACCTCCAGGCCGACGTTGGCGGAGGGGCTGTTGGGCATCAGCATCGGCACGGTGTGCGGGGAGACGCGGCGTACGCCCTTCTCCTTCAGCACGTCGTACTGGTCGAGCAGGGTCGTCACACCACCGATACCGGAGGCGATGACGGCGCCGAGGCGCTCGGGCGCGACGGCCTCGTCCTCGCCCGCCGGGGCGCCGAAGCCCGCGTCCGCCCACGCCTCGCGGGCCGCGATCACGGCGAACTGCGCCGAGCGGTCCAGCTTGCGGGCGAGCGGTCGGGGCAGGACGTCCGCCGGGTCGACGGCCGCCGGGGCCGCGATCCGCACGGGCATGTCGGCGAAGCGGTCGCCCTCGAGGGGCTTGACGCCGGAGCGTCCCGCCAGCAGACCCTCCCAGGTGGCGGCGGAGTCGCCACCCAGCGGTGTGGTTGCGCCGATACCGGTGACGACCACGGTGCGATTGGTCGAGTTCACAGGAATTCTTTCTCCACGTCTATGAGGTATGCGGGGAATGCGGCGCCACCGCCGGGTGGCGATCCGATCAGCCCTGGTGCTTCAGGATGTAGTCGGCAGCGTCGCCGACCGTCTTGAGGTTCTTGACGTCCTCGTCCGGGATCTTGACGTCGAAGCGCTCTTCGGCGGCGACGACGACCTCGACCATGGAGAGCGAGTCGACGTCCAGGTCGTCGGTGAAGGACTTGTCCAGCTGGACGTCCTCGACCGGGATGCCGGCGATCTCGTTGACGATGTCGGCGAGACCGGCGACGATCTCTTCCTGAGTGGCGGCCATGTGGCGCTCCTTCGGTGTGTTTCTCAGAGGTGTTTCTCAGAGGGTTTCGAGGCGGTCGTCCGGGAAACTCCCCGAACGTGCCTAGGGGAGGGTAACGACCGTCGCGGCGTAGACGAGACCCGCCCCGAAGCCGATGACGAGCGCGGTGTCGCCGCTCCTCGCCTGACCGGTCGCCAGAAGCCGCTCCATCGCGAGCGGAATGGAGGCGGCCGAGGTGTTTCCGGTCGTCTCCACGTCACGGGCGACCGTCACGTGCTCGGGCAGCTTCAGAGTCTTCACCATCGAGTCGATGATCCGCATGTTCGCCTGGTGCGGGATGAAGACGTCCAGGTCGGCGGCGGTGATGCCGGCCGCGTCGAGGGCCTGCTGGGCGACCTTCGCCATCTCGAAGACGGCCCAGCGGAACACCGCCTGGCCCTCCTGCGTGATGGCGGGGAACTTGTCGACCGTGCCGTCGCGGTAGTCGGTCCAGGCGACGGTCTGCTTGATGGTCTCGGACTTGTCGCCCTCGGAGCCCCACACGGTGGGGCCGATCGCCGGCTCCTTCGCGGGGCCGACGACGACGGCGCCCGCGCCGTCACCGAACAGGAAGGCCGTCGCGCGGTCCTCCAGGTCGGT
Proteins encoded in this window:
- a CDS encoding Y4yA family PLP-dependent enzyme encodes the protein MSTAGTGTAGTGTAGTGTAGTADTAADAGGGETLYLEPRLEERPAALLTTGAAFLHTLVDALGSPLNVVLPGQIAENAERFRAVFRRHRLTGRVFFAHKANRSSALVRRLVTTDAALDAASLGEMQHALASGWTGDRIMTTGPKDPEFLWLALRAGAVVNVDGPGELERAAELVRAYGLPRCRVVLRLSGFETSGTTLLSRRSRFGTPARSLKHLLDTADRYRDAVEPIGVGYHLDTTSLDEKAAALEGCLTAMEEMRVRGFSPRAVDVGGGFGVNYLAHADQWSRYTTALTRAVMGERPPLTWDGHGYGLRMENGTVKGALGLYPAHRPLAGAGYLDELLSRPAAGLGGRPLGTLLLESLHELYVEPGRALVDQCGITLGRVLEVRATDTGAHLVRLAMNAGDVGLEDHGVLVDPVLLPRDIGDGGGAGAGHAAVHLMGNLCLESDLITRRTVHLPRLPRPGDLLAFPNTAGYCMDFGATHAQRQPVARRVAVEREGESWHWCLDEQYWPITRPGGQRT
- a CDS encoding pyridoxal-phosphate dependent enzyme, which codes for MRYDSITDAIGNTPLVRIDPEVHGLRTVDLYAKLEMLNPFGSLKDRAAWNMARQGLAGARERGETVVELSSGNTAKALALIAGMHGLPFKSVTNRMRVPEIKDLLLLLGAEIEELPGRSECLDPTDTDDPLTLFHQRLNRPGSAHFHTDQYFNARNSEAHASGTGPEIIADLDGRAPDWFIACVGTAGSSTGVATALRAHDPSVAVVGLVGEKSDFIPGIRTADEVQEVGLFDPATYDTIETVGADEAIDGMVTLIRRCGLLAGPTGGAAYHGAVRHLREFDAVPPPDGRRRTAVFIVCDRAESYLGYVRQRRPELLGRPPVKNSVATLTDTEARTATVIDVTEARKWIAEEHPLVIDLRGPFAYAALHIDGSLNIVDELFDELVRGGLPFGKRRPVLLACPVGEKSARYAALLTRMGHPDVRSLAGGIVAWRDAGAPLVRD
- a CDS encoding aminotransferase class V-fold PLP-dependent enzyme, which encodes MTDVTGVAAELTELGPWQRALRDQFPIVTGHPGLVYLDSAATAQKPLAVLDAVRHYLTTSNANAGRGSYPWANSTTALVETARERVKRFLGDPEPDRSAVHFTSGTTEGLRTVARDWLPGLLADGDEIVVPFHDHMANLSPWLEVQEVLARQGVRVGVRELPCQEASGDYDPAALARVIGPRTRFVAVTHVHHVYGADMNVHRVREVVGPDVPICLDAAQSVGHLPVSVAGLDVDFVVFSGHKALALPGTGAVWARGRRGPDFRPGGWRGTPNTAGIVSLVAALDWLEAAGTDRIERWTVALMSLLTDGLGRMADTYAVLGCRDSLAAGSGVQRRRSLVTFRHRGIDAHDLGFVLYDHGFMVRSDGHCQAGKREGDGSVRVSLHVHNTPEEVGALLTTLTSLQ
- a CDS encoding class I SAM-dependent methyltransferase; this translates as MGVNAVTAARWVERWEDQQQRYAVDREESFTVIADVVEHVTRGQAAPLVLDLGSGPGSLAARLACRLPGAEVLAVDGDPLLLELGSTYYGAALRYVEAMIGAPGWLGALTLDRPVDAAVSTTALHYLDRATLFRVYRELAGVLRPGGVLVNGDHMHPDSPKLSQLAADLGRRHAERHPGPARDDWESWWSGAASDPELARFLAQRGSHRHPACEGNDLTVSRHLDLLREAGFAHAGVVWQHGLSHVLAAVR
- a CDS encoding pyroglutamyl peptidase codes for the protein MSRIRSRTALVLALAALTVPALPASAATPGAEPTAEEARLDRAVPREILTRGGFATVAPEFAAALGTAGSYAAAERAVARHGARLWQRAVDRAQGRGPAGGDLARDDDRPLYWARLAMTRELRAWEPGFALSDGERARLLDRLETASRGQDAIRFPASKGVKRVLVTGFDPFTLDRDVRISNPSGAAALALDGTLIRTADGRLARVETAVFPVRWADFADGEVERALRPHLPHLDAFTTVSQGRVGRFDIERYNGAWRGGFGDNENLSETGVVPVADPATQPQWTTTTLPYASIVAADTGRFPVYDNTSVTEVPAGGTAPVVRPAGPTPGSAARAGGGGDYLSNEIAYRATLLRDRLGLRGLPGGHVHTPVLQFGAGNGDAVTDPEFLRNRADITAQVRSIVAVAASGS